Proteins encoded in a region of the Bradyrhizobium sp. CB3481 genome:
- a CDS encoding efflux RND transporter permease subunit, whose translation MTLSELCIRRPVMTTLITASIIAFGIFGFRLLPVSALPRVDFPTIAVTATLPGASADTMAASVAGVIERQLSTIAGISSMSSNSSQGTSTITIQFDLNRNIDAAALDVQTALTIAQRRLPREMIIPPSFRKVNPAEFPVLFVVLNSPTLPLSTVNEYAEINLGQTISQIPGVAQVSVYGAQRFAIRVQADPEAAAARGLSLEDIRAAVSAANSSTPVGTLNGPKQDVALQASGQMDKAMDYRQIVVAWRNGSPVKLDEVARIYDSVENDKIASWLNGDRSIVLGIQKQPDANTVAVVDSILAKLPTLRAQIPPSVSINVLMDRSVSIRQAVADVEETLLIAVGLVILVIFLFLRSASATFIPALAVPISLIGTCAVMYALDYSINNMTLLALTLSVGFVVDDAIVMLENIVRHIEHGMRPFEAALKGAREIGFTIISITFSLIAVFIPVLLMGGIVGRVFREFAVTVSVAIIVSGFVSLTLTPMLCARVLRAHEASKRPNIVLRAFEAMFEAWLRAYEWTLDWVLARKFLMLMVTFATLGGTVYLYMIVPKGFFPQEDTGFLIGVTEAATDTSFEAMKERQQALVEVLKSDPAIEYINSTVGAGGPNTTANYGRLFVALKPKKERDHLNAIIGRLRANAQKIPGIQAFFQPIQNLNIGGRISKSQYQYVMQSGDTESLYRLAPEMRDKIEKLPGLLDVTTDLYIKNPQMTVDIDREKAAVYGVTVDQVRNQLYNAYGTRQVGTIYMPSNDYQIILEVQPQFKVDPSDLSKLYLKTQAGQTIPLSAVAKLVPSVGPLQINHQAQQPAVTISFNLAPGYSLGYAVDKITELEQASNLPATIATGFSGTAQVFQDSLRGQGVLILAAVFAAFVILGILYESFIHPITIISGLPSAGIGAILTLMLFGMEMSVIAMIGIVMLVGIVKKNAIMMVDFALERRRVGLSAEHAIREAALLRFRPIMMTTFAAIFGTLPIALGAGAGAELRQPLGIAVVGGLCLSQLLTLYITPVIYIYLDRIDRRLRRKLEPQFEETGEGERPHVVAAE comes from the coding sequence ATGACGCTGTCCGAACTCTGCATCCGCCGCCCGGTCATGACAACGCTGATCACGGCGTCGATCATCGCGTTCGGCATCTTCGGTTTCCGCCTGCTGCCGGTCTCGGCGCTGCCGCGGGTCGATTTTCCGACCATCGCTGTAACAGCGACGTTGCCAGGCGCGAGCGCCGACACCATGGCGGCCTCGGTCGCCGGCGTCATCGAGCGCCAGCTCTCGACCATCGCCGGCATCTCGTCGATGTCGTCGAACTCGTCGCAGGGCACCAGTACCATCACGATCCAGTTCGATCTCAACCGCAACATCGATGCCGCTGCACTGGACGTGCAGACCGCGCTGACGATCGCGCAACGCCGGTTGCCGCGCGAGATGATCATCCCGCCGAGTTTCCGCAAGGTGAATCCGGCCGAGTTTCCGGTGCTGTTCGTGGTGCTCAACTCGCCGACGCTGCCGCTGTCCACCGTCAACGAATATGCCGAGATCAACCTCGGCCAGACGATCTCGCAAATTCCGGGTGTCGCCCAGGTCAGTGTCTACGGCGCGCAGAGATTCGCCATCCGCGTCCAAGCCGACCCCGAAGCCGCCGCAGCGCGCGGGCTGTCGCTGGAGGACATTCGCGCCGCGGTCTCGGCCGCCAACTCCTCCACACCGGTCGGCACGCTGAACGGGCCGAAGCAGGACGTGGCGTTGCAGGCCTCGGGCCAGATGGACAAGGCGATGGACTATCGCCAGATCGTAGTGGCCTGGCGCAATGGCTCACCGGTCAAGCTCGATGAGGTCGCGCGCATCTACGACAGCGTCGAGAATGACAAGATCGCCAGTTGGCTGAATGGCGACCGTTCCATCGTGCTCGGGATCCAGAAGCAGCCCGACGCCAACACGGTGGCGGTGGTCGATTCCATCCTGGCCAAACTGCCGACGCTGCGGGCGCAGATCCCGCCGTCGGTGTCGATCAACGTCCTGATGGACCGTTCGGTCTCGATTCGCCAAGCGGTGGCCGACGTCGAGGAAACGCTGCTGATCGCGGTCGGCCTCGTCATCCTCGTCATCTTCCTGTTCCTGCGCTCGGCGTCCGCGACCTTCATTCCCGCGCTGGCGGTTCCGATCTCGCTGATCGGCACCTGCGCGGTGATGTACGCGCTCGACTATTCCATCAACAACATGACGCTGTTGGCGCTGACGCTGTCCGTCGGCTTCGTGGTCGATGACGCCATCGTCATGCTGGAAAACATCGTTCGCCACATCGAGCACGGCATGCGGCCGTTCGAGGCGGCGCTGAAAGGCGCCCGCGAGATCGGCTTCACCATCATTTCGATCACCTTCTCGCTGATTGCGGTATTCATCCCGGTGCTGTTGATGGGCGGCATCGTCGGCCGCGTGTTCCGCGAATTCGCGGTTACCGTTTCGGTCGCGATCATCGTGTCCGGCTTCGTCTCGCTGACGCTGACGCCGATGCTGTGCGCCCGCGTGCTGCGGGCCCATGAGGCCAGCAAGCGTCCCAATATCGTGCTGCGCGCCTTCGAGGCGATGTTCGAGGCCTGGCTGCGCGCCTATGAATGGACGCTCGACTGGGTGCTGGCCCGCAAGTTCCTGATGCTGATGGTGACCTTCGCGACGCTGGGCGGCACCGTCTATCTCTACATGATCGTCCCGAAGGGCTTCTTCCCGCAGGAGGACACCGGCTTTCTGATCGGCGTCACGGAAGCAGCCACCGATACTTCGTTCGAGGCGATGAAGGAGCGGCAGCAGGCGCTGGTCGAGGTGCTGAAATCCGATCCGGCGATCGAGTACATCAATTCCACCGTCGGCGCCGGCGGGCCGAACACCACGGCGAATTACGGCCGCCTGTTCGTCGCGCTGAAGCCGAAGAAGGAGCGCGACCACCTCAACGCGATCATCGGGCGGCTGCGCGCCAATGCGCAGAAGATTCCCGGCATCCAGGCGTTCTTTCAGCCGATCCAGAATCTCAATATCGGCGGCCGGATTTCCAAGAGCCAGTATCAATACGTGATGCAGAGCGGCGACACCGAGTCGCTGTACCGCTTGGCGCCGGAGATGCGCGACAAGATCGAGAAGCTGCCGGGCCTGCTCGACGTCACCACTGACCTCTACATCAAGAACCCGCAGATGACGGTCGACATCGACCGCGAGAAGGCGGCTGTCTACGGCGTCACCGTCGATCAGGTGCGCAACCAGCTCTACAACGCCTACGGCACGCGCCAGGTCGGCACCATCTACATGCCGTCGAATGACTACCAGATCATCCTGGAGGTGCAGCCGCAGTTCAAGGTCGATCCGTCCGATCTGTCCAAGCTCTACCTGAAGACGCAGGCTGGCCAGACCATCCCGTTGTCGGCGGTGGCGAAACTGGTTCCGAGCGTCGGCCCGCTGCAGATCAACCACCAGGCGCAGCAGCCGGCGGTGACGATCTCCTTCAACCTCGCGCCGGGCTATTCGCTGGGCTACGCGGTCGACAAGATCACCGAGCTCGAGCAGGCTTCCAACCTGCCGGCGACAATCGCCACCGGCTTCTCCGGCACCGCGCAGGTGTTCCAGGATTCGCTGCGCGGGCAGGGCGTCCTGATCCTCGCCGCCGTGTTCGCCGCCTTCGTCATTCTCGGCATTCTCTACGAAAGCTTCATCCACCCGATCACCATCATCTCGGGCCTGCCGTCGGCCGGCATCGGCGCCATCCTGACGCTGATGCTGTTCGGGATGGAGATGTCTGTTATCGCGATGATCGGCATCGTGATGCTGGTCGGCATCGTCAAGAAGAACGCCATCATGATGGTGGATTTTGCGCTGGAGCGCCGCCGCGTCGGCCTCAGCGCCGAGCATGCGATCCGGGAAGCGGCGCTGTTGCGCTTCCGTCCGATCATGATGACGACGTTCGCCGCGATCTTCGGCACGCTGCCGATTGCGCTCGGCGCCGGCGCTGGCGCCGAGCTGCGCCAGCCGCTCGGCATCGCGGTGGTCGGCGGCCTCTGCCTGTCGCAGCTGCTGACGCTGTACATCACGCCGGTGATCTACATCTATCTCGACCGCATCGACCGCCGCCTGCGGCGCAAGCTCGAGCCGCAGTTCGAGGAGACGGGCGAGGGCGAGCGGCCGCACGTGGTCGCCGCCGAATGA
- a CDS encoding efflux RND transporter periplasmic adaptor subunit: protein MKKRSFILLVGAIAIATAAGFITRSSWMGGSSNAQGPQRPRMVSVELAKAERKSMPVDVDAIGMVTPISSVALKSRLETTIVSVHFDDGAKVNEGDLLFTLDSRQIDAQIEQAEGVLAKDQAQLEGAQRDLRRYNDLVGKGATTQVNVDNARTQSDILTGTIKADQAALDNLRVQKSYTTIRAPFTGRISVANVKVGNFVRPADTTPLAVINQMAPVYVTFSVPQRVLVDLREAMAKGASAVTATIPNSQHSQSGKVAMIENTVDQTTGMVTVRGIMANETEVLWPGTLVATKLIIRTEDSIVVPTVAVQRSQSGNFVFVVKDGAAKVQAVKVDRTAQGMSVISEGLTGGEDVVVDGQLLLSDGTQVQPRAKKAGA, encoded by the coding sequence ATGAAAAAGCGTAGCTTCATCCTTCTTGTCGGCGCCATCGCCATTGCCACGGCAGCCGGCTTCATCACCCGCTCCTCATGGATGGGCGGCAGCAGCAACGCCCAGGGCCCGCAGCGGCCGCGGATGGTGTCCGTGGAGCTCGCCAAGGCGGAGCGCAAATCCATGCCCGTCGATGTCGACGCGATCGGGATGGTGACGCCGATCTCCAGCGTCGCGCTGAAGTCGCGGCTGGAGACCACGATCGTCTCGGTTCATTTCGACGACGGCGCCAAGGTCAACGAGGGCGATCTGCTGTTCACGCTGGATAGCCGCCAGATCGACGCGCAGATCGAGCAGGCCGAGGGCGTGCTCGCCAAGGACCAGGCGCAGCTCGAAGGCGCGCAGCGCGACCTGCGGCGCTACAACGACCTCGTCGGCAAGGGCGCCACCACCCAAGTCAATGTCGACAATGCGAGGACGCAGTCTGACATCCTGACGGGAACGATCAAGGCCGACCAGGCCGCGCTCGACAATCTCCGGGTCCAGAAGAGCTACACCACGATCCGCGCCCCGTTCACCGGGCGCATCAGCGTTGCCAATGTGAAGGTCGGCAATTTCGTCCGCCCGGCTGACACCACCCCGCTGGCGGTGATCAACCAGATGGCGCCGGTCTATGTGACCTTCTCGGTTCCGCAGCGCGTGCTGGTCGATCTGCGCGAAGCCATGGCCAAGGGCGCTTCCGCCGTCACCGCCACCATTCCGAATTCGCAGCATTCCCAGAGCGGCAAGGTCGCGATGATCGAGAACACCGTCGATCAGACCACCGGCATGGTCACGGTGCGCGGCATCATGGCCAATGAGACCGAAGTGTTGTGGCCGGGCACGCTGGTGGCGACCAAGCTGATTATCCGGACCGAGGATTCGATCGTGGTGCCGACGGTCGCGGTGCAGCGCAGCCAGAGCGGCAATTTCGTCTTCGTGGTCAAGGACGGCGCGGCCAAGGTGCAGGCGGTCAAGGTCGACCGCACCGCGCAGGGCATGTCGGTGATTTCGGAAGGGCTGACAGGCGGGGAGGACGTCGTCGTCGACGGGCAATTGCTGTTGTCGGATGGAACGCAGGTCCAGCCGCGGGCCAAGAAGGCCGGGGCCTGA
- a CDS encoding tetratricopeptide repeat protein, which yields MRTSRRIILALMLGAAPVAAPGFAFDGAPVKPDATLPVMNQPAAAQAVTAQALKKVPPAPPATATAVNAPSLTSLQYAAEGGHPVAQWKLGRMYADGDGVVQDDLRAFEYFSRIANAHAEDSPSEPQATIVANAFVALGRYYLNGIPNSKIKPDTDRAREMFSYAASYFGNADAQYDLARLYLKTPDASRDDFRYGARWLGLAAQKGQHQAQAMLGQMLFNGDRLPRQAARGLMWLTLARDNAAPDETWIRESYNRAFAKASDDDRATALQMLEHWVQGKRD from the coding sequence ATGCGGACATCTAGGCGTATCATTCTTGCGTTGATGCTGGGCGCCGCGCCGGTGGCAGCCCCCGGATTCGCATTCGACGGCGCACCGGTGAAGCCGGACGCCACGCTGCCGGTCATGAACCAGCCCGCGGCCGCGCAGGCTGTTACGGCCCAGGCCTTGAAGAAGGTTCCTCCGGCACCGCCCGCCACGGCAACGGCGGTCAACGCACCTTCGCTGACGTCGCTGCAGTATGCCGCCGAAGGCGGCCATCCGGTCGCGCAGTGGAAGCTCGGGCGGATGTATGCGGATGGCGACGGCGTCGTTCAGGACGATCTGCGCGCCTTCGAATATTTCAGCCGCATCGCCAATGCGCATGCCGAGGACAGCCCGTCGGAGCCGCAGGCGACGATCGTCGCCAACGCCTTCGTGGCGCTCGGCCGCTACTATCTGAACGGCATCCCGAATTCGAAGATCAAGCCGGACACCGACCGCGCCCGGGAGATGTTCTCCTATGCCGCGTCCTATTTCGGCAACGCGGATGCGCAATACGATCTGGCGCGGCTGTACCTGAAGACGCCCGATGCCTCGCGCGACGATTTCCGCTATGGCGCGCGCTGGCTGGGTCTGGCGGCCCAGAAGGGCCAGCACCAGGCGCAGGCGATGCTCGGCCAGATGCTGTTCAACGGCGACCGCCTGCCGCGGCAGGCCGCCCGCGGCCTGATGTGGCTGACGCTGGCGCGCGACAATGCGGCCCCGGACGAGACCTGGATCCGCGAAAGCTACAACCGCGCCTTCGCCAAGGCCTCCGACGACGACCGCGCCACCGCACTGCAGATGCTCGAGCACTGGGTGCAGGGCAAGCGCGACTGA
- the xth gene encoding exodeoxyribonuclease III — protein sequence MRIATWNVNSIRQRLEHLLTWLKECSPDIVCLQEIKCVDEAFPRLEIEALGYNVVTHGQKTFNGVALLSKLPFDETKSGLAGDDEDAHARFLEGVVTLKTGVMRIACLYLPNGNPPGTDKYPYKLKWMSRLLEYSKERLKAEEPLVLAGDFNVIPAASDVYNPAAWTNDALFRPQTREAFQALLGLGLTDALRAVTDEPNLYTFWDYQAGAWQKNWGLRIDHLLLSPQAGDRLANVGIDSYVRAWEKPSDHVPVWADFDLETA from the coding sequence ATGCGCATTGCCACCTGGAACGTCAATTCGATCCGGCAGCGGCTCGAACACCTCCTGACCTGGCTCAAGGAGTGCTCGCCCGATATCGTCTGCCTGCAGGAAATCAAATGCGTCGACGAGGCGTTCCCGCGGCTCGAAATCGAGGCGCTTGGCTACAACGTGGTCACCCACGGCCAGAAGACCTTCAACGGCGTTGCACTGCTGTCGAAACTGCCGTTCGACGAGACCAAGTCGGGGCTGGCCGGCGACGACGAGGACGCCCATGCCAGGTTCCTCGAAGGCGTGGTTACGCTCAAGACCGGCGTGATGCGGATCGCCTGCCTCTATCTGCCCAACGGAAATCCACCGGGCACCGATAAATATCCCTATAAACTCAAATGGATGTCGCGGCTTCTTGAGTACTCGAAGGAGCGACTTAAAGCGGAGGAGCCGCTGGTGCTTGCAGGCGACTTCAACGTGATTCCGGCCGCATCCGACGTCTATAACCCCGCCGCCTGGACCAATGACGCGCTGTTCCGGCCCCAGACCCGCGAGGCCTTCCAGGCGCTGCTCGGGCTAGGGCTGACGGACGCGCTGCGCGCGGTGACAGACGAGCCGAACCTCTACACCTTCTGGGACTATCAGGCCGGCGCTTGGCAGAAGAACTGGGGCTTGCGTATCGACCACCTCCTGCTGTCGCCGCAGGCCGGCGACCGCCTCGCCAATGTCGGCATCGACAGCTACGTCCGCGCCTGGGAAAAGCCGTCCGACCACGTGCCGGTGTGGGCGGATTTCGACCTGGAGACGGCGTAG
- the ilvD gene encoding dihydroxy-acid dehydratase, whose amino-acid sequence MDAKADIKKRLPSRHVTEGPERAPHRSYLYAMGLTTQQIHQPFVGVASCWNEAAPCNISLMRQAQAVKKGVAAAGGTPREFCTITVTDGIAMGHDGMRSSLPSRECIADSVELTVRGHAYDALVGLAGCDKSLPGMMMAMVRLNVPSIFIYGGSILPGNFRGQQVTVQDMFEAVGRHSVGDMSDADLDEIERVACPSAGACGAQFTANTMATVSEAIGLALPYSAGAPAPYEIRDAFCAAAGEKILELISANIRPRDIVTRRSLENAAAVVAASGGSTNAALHLPAIAHECGIKFDLFDVAEIFKKTPYVADLKPGGRYVAKDMFEVGGIPLLMKTLLDNGYLHGDCITVTGRTIAENLKSVKWNPHQDVVRSADNPITVTGGVVGLKGNLAPEGAIVKVAGMSKLKFTGPARCFDREEDAFDSVQKKTYQEGEVIVIRYEGPRGGPGMREMLSTTAALTGQGMGGKIALITDGRFSGATRGFCIGHVGPEAAVGGPIALLQNGDIIEIDAEAGTLNVKLTDAELAERKTKWVPRQTNHTSGALWKYAQQVGPAVDGAVTHPGGAHEKQCYADI is encoded by the coding sequence ATGGACGCCAAGGCCGACATCAAGAAGAGGTTGCCGAGCCGTCATGTGACGGAGGGGCCGGAGCGCGCCCCGCATCGGTCGTACCTCTATGCGATGGGGCTGACCACCCAGCAGATCCACCAGCCTTTCGTCGGCGTCGCCTCGTGCTGGAATGAGGCTGCGCCCTGCAACATCTCGCTGATGCGTCAGGCGCAGGCGGTCAAGAAGGGGGTAGCAGCCGCCGGCGGCACCCCGCGTGAATTCTGCACCATCACCGTGACCGACGGCATCGCCATGGGCCATGACGGCATGCGCTCGTCGCTGCCGTCGCGCGAGTGCATCGCCGATTCGGTCGAGCTGACCGTCCGTGGCCACGCCTACGACGCCCTCGTCGGGCTCGCCGGCTGCGACAAGTCGCTGCCGGGCATGATGATGGCGATGGTCCGGCTCAACGTGCCCTCGATCTTCATTTACGGCGGCTCGATTCTGCCGGGTAATTTCCGTGGCCAGCAGGTCACGGTGCAGGACATGTTCGAGGCCGTCGGCAGGCACTCGGTCGGCGACATGTCGGATGCCGATCTCGACGAGATCGAGCGGGTGGCCTGCCCGTCGGCCGGCGCGTGCGGCGCACAATTCACCGCCAACACGATGGCAACCGTGTCCGAGGCGATCGGCCTGGCGCTGCCCTATTCGGCCGGGGCGCCCGCGCCCTACGAGATTCGCGACGCGTTTTGCGCCGCCGCCGGAGAGAAGATCCTGGAGTTGATCTCGGCCAACATCCGGCCGCGCGACATCGTCACCCGCCGCTCGTTGGAGAACGCTGCCGCCGTCGTCGCTGCCTCGGGCGGGTCGACCAATGCTGCGCTGCACCTGCCGGCGATCGCGCACGAGTGCGGGATTAAGTTTGACTTATTCGACGTCGCCGAAATCTTCAAAAAGACACCATATGTCGCGGATTTGAAGCCAGGGGGCCGTTATGTTGCCAAAGACATGTTCGAGGTTGGTGGCATTCCGCTTCTGATGAAGACGCTGCTCGACAATGGCTACCTACACGGGGATTGCATAACCGTCACGGGCCGGACGATCGCCGAAAACCTCAAGAGCGTGAAATGGAATCCGCACCAGGATGTGGTGCGGTCAGCAGACAACCCGATCACCGTCACGGGTGGGGTTGTCGGGCTGAAGGGTAATCTGGCGCCGGAGGGTGCGATCGTGAAGGTCGCGGGCATGTCGAAGCTGAAGTTTACTGGTCCTGCCCGGTGCTTTGACCGCGAGGAAGACGCCTTCGATTCGGTCCAGAAGAAAACCTACCAAGAGGGCGAGGTCATCGTGATCCGCTATGAGGGGCCGCGCGGCGGTCCCGGCATGCGCGAGATGCTCTCGACCACGGCGGCGCTGACCGGGCAGGGGATGGGCGGCAAGATCGCCCTGATCACCGACGGCCGGTTCTCCGGCGCCACCCGCGGGTTCTGCATCGGCCATGTCGGGCCGGAGGCGGCGGTAGGTGGTCCGATCGCCCTGTTGCAGAATGGTGACATTATCGAGATCGACGCCGAGGCCGGTACCCTTAACGTAAAATTGACCGACGCCGAACTCGCCGAACGTAAAACCAAATGGGTGCCCCGACAGACAAACCATACGTCGGGTGCGCTGTGGAAATATGCCCAACAGGTTGGGCCGGCGGTGGATGGGGCTGTGACCCATCCTGGCGGTGCGCACGAGAAACAATGTTATGCGGACATCTAG
- a CDS encoding lytic transglycosylase domain-containing protein translates to MNRCLRSLSCFFTLAGLALFSTDATARATHKPHAQKAHEATKKSHAAKEARSPRSAARGKNRPAKHASAQRKAKRPEPLSTPKEAVAPLTGDLALVKEAIDLARKAKTEEATDIRNRIADPAAQKLVEWFILRHPATTAPFSRYAAFIAANPEWPSAALLRRRAEARLWEQRSDAATVRSFTGERPASAKGKLAMARVLLADGDRDGAAKLARNAWRSDELSELLETEALGSFGDLLNRDDHRARMDRRIGAKDLAGAKRAAKRLGDDELAIVKACAAVKGKADKAKDALDDVAVEARQDLGYTLCRIQWMLAQNRIDDAARLMLAAAPETMALQDTDQWWRERRSLARKLLDDGKFQTAYDVIRPAALPANEYYRSDFHFMCGWIALRYLDDPATAARHFAHIDEGQVNPTVLARAHYWRGRAAEALREKDSMRSSYEAAARYPTAYYGQLARARLGRGQIELRAPSPVLASADAPVADERLRAAEMLYEIGERDVVLYFAADLGEQSSDVTLLEALGELTGRRDDARAMLQIGKRSLGRGLPLDHYAFPTIGIPSHRQVAPEIERSIIYSVARTESAFDQRDKSAANAVGLMQVTPEAGRDTAKRFGVSYDWDRMVSDPVYNTQMGAAELSALLSEYKGNHIMTFAGYNAGRGRVRDWVKAYGDPRDPKVDAVDWVERIPFSETRNYVQRVIENLAVYRVRFESDTAVASKTDQRANTQEVNAAPPTGSQ, encoded by the coding sequence ATGAACCGATGCCTACGCTCGCTGTCTTGTTTTTTCACGCTAGCCGGACTCGCTCTCTTCTCGACGGATGCGACCGCGCGGGCCACCCATAAGCCCCACGCCCAGAAAGCGCACGAAGCGACCAAGAAGTCGCACGCGGCGAAGGAGGCTCGCTCCCCTCGCAGCGCCGCGCGCGGAAAAAATCGGCCCGCCAAGCACGCTTCCGCACAACGCAAGGCGAAGCGGCCGGAGCCTTTGTCTACTCCCAAGGAGGCCGTTGCGCCGCTGACGGGCGATCTTGCGCTGGTGAAAGAAGCCATCGATCTCGCGCGCAAGGCAAAGACCGAAGAGGCAACGGACATCAGGAACAGGATCGCGGATCCGGCGGCGCAGAAGCTCGTCGAGTGGTTCATCCTGCGCCACCCCGCCACGACAGCGCCTTTCAGCCGTTACGCGGCCTTCATCGCCGCTAATCCGGAATGGCCAAGCGCGGCGTTGCTGCGGCGGCGCGCAGAGGCGCGGCTGTGGGAGCAGCGCAGCGACGCGGCGACGGTTCGCAGCTTCACCGGCGAGCGGCCCGCCAGTGCCAAGGGCAAGTTGGCGATGGCGCGCGTGCTGCTCGCGGACGGCGATCGGGACGGCGCGGCCAAGCTGGCGCGCAACGCATGGCGATCGGACGAATTGTCGGAACTCCTGGAGACCGAAGCGCTCGGCTCGTTCGGCGACCTTCTCAATCGCGACGATCACCGTGCGCGCATGGACAGGCGCATCGGCGCCAAGGACCTCGCCGGCGCGAAGCGCGCCGCAAAGCGCCTTGGCGACGACGAGCTTGCAATCGTGAAGGCTTGTGCCGCGGTCAAGGGAAAAGCGGACAAGGCGAAGGATGCGCTCGACGATGTCGCAGTCGAGGCGCGGCAGGATCTCGGCTACACCCTTTGCCGCATCCAGTGGATGCTCGCGCAGAATCGCATTGACGATGCGGCCCGCCTGATGCTGGCCGCGGCTCCCGAGACCATGGCGTTGCAGGACACCGATCAATGGTGGCGCGAGCGGCGCTCCCTCGCCCGCAAGCTGCTCGATGACGGCAAGTTCCAGACGGCCTACGATGTGATCCGTCCGGCCGCGCTGCCAGCCAACGAATACTACCGGTCCGACTTCCACTTCATGTGCGGCTGGATTGCCCTGCGCTACCTCGACGACCCCGCCACCGCGGCCCGGCATTTCGCCCACATCGATGAGGGACAGGTCAATCCGACCGTCCTGGCGCGGGCGCACTACTGGCGCGGGCGCGCCGCCGAAGCCCTCCGCGAGAAAGATTCGATGCGCTCGAGCTATGAAGCGGCCGCACGCTATCCGACCGCCTATTACGGGCAGCTTGCGCGCGCCAGGCTTGGCCGCGGCCAGATCGAATTGCGCGCGCCCTCACCCGTTCTCGCCTCCGCCGATGCGCCAGTCGCCGACGAACGCCTGCGCGCCGCCGAGATGCTCTACGAGATCGGTGAACGCGATGTCGTCCTCTATTTTGCCGCCGATCTCGGCGAACAAAGCTCCGATGTAACCTTGCTCGAAGCGCTCGGCGAGCTCACAGGCCGACGCGACGACGCCCGGGCCATGCTGCAGATCGGAAAGCGCTCGCTCGGGCGTGGACTGCCACTCGACCATTACGCGTTTCCCACCATCGGGATCCCGTCGCATCGCCAGGTCGCTCCCGAGATCGAGCGCAGCATCATCTATTCGGTAGCACGCACCGAGAGCGCGTTCGACCAGCGCGACAAGTCCGCGGCAAATGCGGTCGGCCTGATGCAGGTGACGCCGGAAGCGGGACGCGACACCGCCAAGCGCTTTGGCGTCAGCTATGACTGGGACCGGATGGTTTCCGATCCCGTCTACAACACGCAAATGGGCGCCGCCGAACTGAGCGCGCTGCTGAGCGAATACAAGGGCAATCACATCATGACCTTTGCCGGCTACAATGCCGGCCGTGGCCGGGTGCGGGACTGGGTCAAGGCCTATGGCGATCCGCGCGATCCCAAGGTCGACGCGGTCGACTGGGTCGAGCGCATCCCGTTTTCGGAGACGCGAAATTATGTCCAGCGCGTTATCGAGAATCTAGCGGTCTACCGCGTACGGTTTGAAAGCGACACCGCGGTGGCGTCGAAGACCGACCAGCGTGCCAATACGCAGGAAGTGAATGCGGCGCCTCCGACGGGCTCGCAGTGA
- a CDS encoding amidohydrolase family protein: MMAFARAMRPAARAAALLVALAGAIGFANPVRADEPIEIFDAHLHYNWEPKPHFRVEEVLALFKKHRVTGILATSRPNTGTHALMDAKPQGLQIVPFIRPYRVRADIQTWFGDPLIFDLVQDEFKRGYYRGIGEFHISGKAADTEWVKKTVDFAVEHDLYLHAHADDVAVEILMRHNPRARIIWAHTGFSLATDRVAEMLTKYPKLWGELSYRGGITDGGGKLTAEWRALFESFPDRFLLGSDTWINERWESYGQIMASYRAWLSQLPPKIATQIAHGNARALFGSER, from the coding sequence ATGATGGCTTTCGCGCGCGCGATGCGGCCGGCTGCGCGGGCTGCCGCGTTGCTGGTCGCGCTCGCTGGCGCCATCGGCTTCGCCAACCCGGTACGTGCCGACGAGCCGATCGAGATCTTCGACGCTCATCTGCACTATAATTGGGAGCCAAAGCCCCATTTCAGGGTCGAGGAGGTGCTGGCGCTGTTCAAAAAGCATCGCGTGACCGGCATCCTTGCGACCAGCCGCCCGAACACCGGCACGCACGCATTGATGGACGCCAAGCCCCAAGGGCTGCAGATCGTCCCGTTCATCCGCCCCTACCGGGTGCGCGCCGATATCCAGACCTGGTTCGGCGATCCCTTGATCTTCGACCTCGTGCAGGACGAGTTCAAACGCGGCTATTACCGCGGCATCGGCGAATTCCACATCTCAGGCAAAGCGGCCGATACCGAGTGGGTGAAGAAAACCGTCGACTTTGCCGTCGAGCATGACCTCTATCTGCACGCGCACGCCGACGACGTCGCCGTCGAAATCCTGATGCGGCACAATCCGCGCGCCCGCATCATCTGGGCCCATACCGGTTTTTCGCTCGCGACCGATCGCGTGGCGGAGATGCTGACGAAATATCCAAAACTGTGGGGCGAATTGTCCTACCGCGGCGGCATCACCGATGGCGGCGGCAAGCTGACGGCGGAATGGCGTGCGCTGTTCGAGAGTTTCCCGGACCGCTTCCTGCTCGGCTCCGACACCTGGATCAACGAGCGCTGGGAGAGCTACGGGCAGATCATGGCCAGCTATCGCGCCTGGCTGTCGCAACTGCCGCCGAAGATCGCGACGCAGATTGCCCATGGCAATGCGCGGGCGCTGTTCGGCAGCGAGCGCTGA